A part of bacterium genomic DNA contains:
- the tgt gene encoding tRNA guanosine(34) transglycosylase Tgt → MKSSADHVKPFTIQASDKLARSGLFRTAHGDFKTPAFMPVGTQATVKALTPAMLKEAGAEIILSNTYHLHLRPGEKLIQSLGGLHDFMGWHGPILTDSGGFQVFSLAKLRKITAQGVEFQSHHDGTKVFFSPEKVLEIQADLGVDLLMILDECPAHTLPKDAVRKSLELTLDWARRSKLHYKRKQNFILGIIQGGLFDDLRIEAAERMALLDFDAYAIGGVSVGEDVEDLNRIVAVTAPRLPTEKLRYVMGLGSPAEMLLAIQHGVDLFDCVIPTRSARFGRAYTSSGTINLRNSRFRAARDPIEETCDCYCCRNFSAGYISHLIHAQEILGITLTTLHNISFFQNLMKRAQEAIHRQDYDNFLKSFVGNFNAGNENQNLE, encoded by the coding sequence ATGAAATCTAGCGCCGATCACGTCAAGCCGTTTACGATTCAAGCTAGTGACAAGCTCGCGCGTAGTGGCCTCTTTCGGACTGCACACGGAGATTTCAAGACACCGGCTTTTATGCCTGTTGGCACACAGGCAACTGTCAAAGCGCTAACGCCAGCAATGCTTAAAGAAGCTGGTGCCGAAATCATTCTCTCTAACACTTATCACTTGCACCTGCGTCCTGGTGAAAAGCTCATCCAATCACTTGGTGGATTGCACGATTTTATGGGTTGGCACGGCCCAATCTTAACTGATAGCGGGGGATTTCAGGTTTTTTCACTGGCAAAACTTCGTAAAATCACAGCTCAAGGTGTTGAATTTCAGTCGCACCATGATGGAACTAAGGTTTTCTTCAGCCCCGAGAAGGTGCTCGAGATCCAAGCTGATTTAGGAGTTGATCTCTTGATGATCCTGGATGAGTGTCCTGCGCATACCTTGCCGAAGGACGCCGTACGTAAGTCGCTTGAGCTAACACTTGATTGGGCAAGACGTAGTAAACTTCACTACAAACGCAAGCAAAATTTCATACTTGGTATTATCCAGGGCGGTCTATTTGATGATCTACGGATTGAAGCTGCAGAGCGCATGGCACTTTTAGACTTTGATGCTTATGCGATTGGTGGAGTGAGTGTGGGGGAGGATGTTGAAGATTTAAATCGTATTGTTGCTGTCACAGCACCAAGGTTACCAACCGAGAAATTACGTTACGTGATGGGGCTTGGTAGTCCTGCGGAAATGCTACTTGCGATTCAGCATGGTGTTGATTTATTTGACTGTGTGATTCCAACGCGCAGTGCCCGCTTTGGACGCGCTTATACGAGCAGTGGAACCATTAATCTACGCAACTCTCGATTCCGAGCAGCCCGGGATCCAATCGAAGAGACTTGTGATTGTTATTGCTGTAGAAATTTCAGTGCCGGCTACATTTCCCACTTAATTCATGCACAAGAAATATTAGGAATTACCCTAACAACCTTGCATAATATCAGCTTCTTTCAAAACCTCATGAAAAGGGCCCAAGAAGCAATTCATAGACAAGATTACGATAATTTTCTAAAGAGCTTTGTCGGTAATTTTAACGCAGGCAACGAAAATCAAAATTTGGAATAG
- the queA gene encoding tRNA preQ1(34) S-adenosylmethionine ribosyltransferase-isomerase QueA produces MTAGAEFRDYEISKDRIALWPRNKRRGESKLLVATRQRTGSSITDSSFSRIIEYLTSGDLLIVNTSRVEPCRAYFSHTGSGREVEFFFLAAVGANRWRAYVRGGGRYTTADSFSLGPLVAKICGRGESVKEFLVEVSSSEISDTESKRITEILRAHSVMPIPPYIRDGRAVAEDQKYYQTVYAATPGSVAAPTAGLHFTDNLLATLKSRGVEILNIVLHLSAYSMQDLEVENEANPTATEHYMITEQVWQQIQAKKSKQQRIIAVGTSVTRALESFALLDSATRETSFNRLLKTTLYITPGFRFQVIDALLTNFHLPRSTHLSLVNAFYGADRIQQIYTHALTGDYMFYSYGDSMLLS; encoded by the coding sequence GTGACTGCAGGAGCGGAATTTAGAGATTATGAAATCTCAAAAGATCGTATTGCTCTCTGGCCTCGCAATAAGCGCCGTGGTGAGTCGAAGCTGCTTGTCGCTACAAGGCAACGAACTGGGTCAAGTATTACCGACTCGAGTTTTAGCCGAATTATCGAATATTTAACTAGTGGCGACTTACTTATCGTAAACACGAGTCGAGTCGAACCTTGTCGGGCATATTTTAGTCATACTGGCTCAGGTCGAGAAGTTGAATTCTTTTTTCTTGCTGCAGTTGGGGCTAATCGCTGGCGTGCGTATGTGCGCGGTGGTGGGCGTTATACGACCGCTGACAGCTTTTCCCTAGGCCCACTTGTTGCGAAAATTTGTGGACGCGGGGAATCAGTCAAGGAGTTTTTGGTTGAAGTTTCAAGCAGCGAGATTTCAGATACTGAGAGTAAACGAATTACTGAGATTCTTAGAGCACATTCTGTGATGCCAATTCCACCTTATATTAGAGACGGCCGTGCAGTCGCAGAAGACCAGAAATATTATCAGACAGTTTATGCCGCAACTCCTGGGTCTGTAGCTGCACCTACAGCAGGACTTCATTTTACAGATAATTTACTGGCTACACTAAAAAGTCGCGGAGTTGAGATCTTGAATATCGTGCTGCATTTAAGTGCTTACAGTATGCAGGATTTGGAAGTTGAGAATGAAGCAAATCCGACTGCTACTGAGCACTACATGATCACTGAGCAAGTGTGGCAACAAATTCAAGCTAAAAAATCAAAGCAGCAGCGCATTATTGCTGTTGGCACCTCGGTAACGAGAGCACTTGAATCATTTGCTTTACTCGACAGCGCTACCAGAGAGACTAGTTTTAATCGCTTGCTCAAGACAACGCTTTACATTACTCCAGGCTTTAGATTCCAAGTTATCGATGCTTTGTTGACAAATTTTCATTTGCCGCGTTCGACGCATCTCTCTCTGGTTAATGCATTTTATGGTGCAGATCGAATTCAGCAAATCTACACACATGCACTGACAGGGGATTACATGTTTTATAGCTATGGAGACTCGATGTTATTGTCATGA
- a CDS encoding slipin family protein, protein MPALMPIIIIFAALIFSAIKIIKEYELAVVFRFGRLVEPRGPGIVWIWPVIEQMRRVDLRTVTMDVPPQDVITRDNVSVKVNAVVYFRVMDPNRAINQVENYLYATSQLAQTTLRSVCGEGELDDLLINREQLNNRLQEILDHSTDPWGIKVSMVEIKHIDLPVEMQRAMAKQAEAERERRAKVIGAEAEFQAAEKLSMAAKIIATEPQALQLRYLQTLREIATENNSTTIFPIPIDFINAFMKRS, encoded by the coding sequence ATGCCAGCGTTGATGCCGATAATTATTATTTTTGCTGCACTTATTTTCAGTGCGATTAAAATTATTAAGGAATATGAACTTGCCGTGGTTTTCCGCTTCGGTCGTCTCGTCGAGCCTCGTGGTCCTGGAATTGTTTGGATTTGGCCTGTGATTGAGCAAATGCGACGCGTTGATTTACGTACTGTAACAATGGACGTGCCACCACAGGACGTAATCACACGAGATAACGTGTCTGTGAAAGTTAACGCAGTGGTTTATTTCCGCGTAATGGATCCAAACCGTGCAATCAATCAAGTTGAAAACTATCTCTATGCAACGAGTCAGCTTGCTCAGACTACTTTACGTAGCGTTTGCGGCGAGGGAGAGCTTGACGATCTATTGATCAATCGCGAGCAACTAAATAACCGCTTGCAGGAAATTCTTGATCACTCCACCGACCCTTGGGGAATTAAAGTATCGATGGTTGAGATTAAGCATATCGACTTGCCTGTCGAGATGCAGCGCGCGATGGCTAAGCAAGCTGAGGCTGAACGTGAAAGACGTGCAAAAGTTATTGGTGCTGAGGCTGAGTTTCAGGCCGCAGAGAAGCTTTCTATGGCTGCAAAAATCATCGCCACCGAGCCACAAGCGTTGCAATTACGCTATTTGCAGACCCTACGAGAAATTGCGACTGAGAATAACTCAACGACTATTTTCCCGATTCCAATTGACTTTATTAATGCTTTCATGAAGAGAAGCTAG
- a CDS encoding nodulation protein NfeD, with protein sequence MIKFFWRKVIILVCITLSLMLLSSAGTLYAQLTPEKANPETTNSEKTNPEKTNSEKLNSERSLTGPVLVLTIHGPITPATDDFLKTSLAAAVERNAAMLVLELNTPGGLVTSMQSMVEQILKSHTPVMVYVSPSGGGAISAGAFITMAGHLAVMSPGTNIGAAHPVQAGGQEMTKEMNEKVENFAVSLIKAIATERGRNANWAEEAVRKSVAITDGEALDKKVIDYLAGDLNSALVSAEGRKIKLAGRDYTMPKVSTLERHTLEMTFKQQVASVLSDPNIAILLGLGAMLGITIELYHPGVILPGVVGVTCLILSLIAGQILPLNSGGVALLILGFIFFAAELFSTSFGVFAIAGLICTVLGAIYVIDTSVIWGAGSIEVDYLLLGSAASLVGCLLLILSYLAISAQRRKSASGKAGMVGQRGKVLTNFVRNDSGRYLGKVAVFGEIWDAESATSELLRDTPIEVKSFASSRVLTVEKVSS encoded by the coding sequence ATGATCAAGTTTTTCTGGCGAAAGGTCATTATTCTTGTCTGCATCACTCTTAGCTTGATGCTCTTAAGCTCAGCAGGCACTCTCTATGCTCAACTAACGCCAGAAAAGGCAAACCCAGAAACGACAAACTCAGAAAAGACAAACCCAGAGAAGACAAACTCAGAGAAGCTAAATTCAGAGCGGAGTCTAACCGGGCCAGTACTGGTTCTTACGATTCACGGACCAATTACTCCGGCAACAGATGATTTTTTAAAAACTAGCTTAGCTGCAGCCGTAGAACGTAATGCTGCGATGCTAGTACTTGAACTTAATACTCCCGGTGGCCTCGTAACTTCAATGCAGAGCATGGTCGAGCAAATTTTAAAATCTCATACCCCAGTGATGGTTTACGTATCACCAAGTGGGGGCGGCGCTATCTCAGCGGGTGCTTTTATTACTATGGCAGGTCATCTAGCAGTCATGTCACCCGGAACGAACATCGGCGCAGCACACCCGGTGCAAGCTGGTGGGCAGGAAATGACTAAGGAGATGAATGAGAAAGTTGAGAATTTCGCAGTCTCGCTAATTAAGGCAATCGCAACAGAGCGCGGGCGTAATGCTAACTGGGCTGAAGAGGCTGTACGTAAAAGTGTTGCAATTACAGATGGTGAGGCTCTAGATAAAAAAGTCATTGATTATCTTGCGGGCGATCTAAATTCAGCTTTAGTAAGCGCTGAGGGGAGAAAAATTAAACTTGCCGGCAGAGATTATACTATGCCTAAAGTCTCAACGCTCGAGCGACATACTCTAGAGATGACCTTCAAGCAGCAGGTCGCAAGTGTCTTATCCGACCCAAATATTGCAATTTTGCTCGGCCTTGGTGCAATGCTTGGAATTACAATTGAGCTTTATCATCCGGGAGTTATTTTGCCTGGGGTTGTCGGCGTGACGTGTTTAATTTTATCACTAATTGCTGGACAGATCTTGCCGCTCAATTCTGGCGGAGTTGCTTTGCTGATACTGGGCTTTATATTTTTTGCAGCAGAGCTTTTTTCAACAAGCTTTGGCGTTTTTGCCATTGCAGGCTTAATTTGCACTGTGCTTGGTGCAATTTATGTAATTGATACGAGTGTAATTTGGGGTGCGGGTAGTATCGAAGTAGATTACTTGCTGCTCGGTTCAGCTGCTAGTCTAGTTGGTTGCCTACTATTAATCTTGTCTTATTTGGCAATCTCTGCGCAAAGGCGTAAGTCAGCTAGCGGCAAGGCTGGGATGGTTGGTCAGAGAGGTAAAGTTTTAACGAATTTTGTACGTAATGATTCCGGTCGTTATCTGGGGAAAGTCGCTGTATTTGGAGAAATTTGGGATGCAGAGTCAGCAACTAGCGAACTTTTGCGCGATACGCCAATTGAGGTAAAGTCTTTCGCAAGCAGTCGAGTTTTAACAGTAGAGAAAGTGAGTAGCTAA
- a CDS encoding uracil-DNA glycosylase, translated as MNNRLLEVLKQSLEAQGITGLPRDWFAHQQVQEQFVTGETSAMNQNNMEQVGKSTGASAQLVSSDLRYGQTLSELNTEAQQCTRCRLCETRNKVVFGVGNTKSPKICFVGEGPGADEDQQGEPFVGRAGRLLTAAITKGIGIAREEVYICNVVKCRPPENRAPLPDEVEACRPFLERQIALIKPEVIITLGSPAFVTLTGNKTGITKVRGTWLEWQGIPLMPTFHPAYLLRNPPAKKPFWEDLKTVMLRLGIPINAQSI; from the coding sequence ATGAATAATCGCTTACTAGAGGTCCTGAAGCAGAGCTTGGAGGCTCAAGGGATAACTGGCCTTCCACGGGACTGGTTTGCGCACCAGCAGGTTCAAGAGCAATTTGTAACAGGTGAGACGTCAGCAATGAATCAGAACAATATGGAGCAAGTAGGCAAAAGCACTGGGGCATCAGCGCAGCTAGTCTCTAGTGATTTGCGCTACGGGCAGACTCTATCTGAACTTAACACTGAGGCCCAGCAGTGCACCCGCTGTCGTCTCTGTGAGACCCGCAATAAGGTTGTCTTTGGTGTGGGCAATACTAAGTCACCTAAAATTTGTTTCGTTGGCGAGGGGCCAGGTGCAGATGAGGATCAGCAAGGAGAACCCTTCGTTGGTCGTGCAGGGCGATTACTCACAGCAGCAATTACTAAAGGAATTGGTATTGCGCGTGAGGAGGTCTATATTTGTAATGTGGTGAAGTGTCGTCCGCCAGAGAATCGTGCGCCACTACCAGATGAAGTCGAAGCCTGTAGACCTTTTTTGGAACGACAAATTGCCTTGATTAAGCCAGAAGTTATTATTACTTTGGGTTCGCCTGCCTTTGTCACGTTAACTGGCAACAAAACCGGAATTACTAAAGTACGTGGAACATGGTTAGAGTGGCAGGGAATACCCTTGATGCCGACCTTCCACCCTGCATATTTACTGCGAAATCCGCCCGCAAAAAAGCCCTTCTGGGAGGATTTAAAGACTGTGATGCTCCGACTAGGCATCCCCATTAACGCGCAATCGATTTAG
- the coaBC gene encoding bifunctional phosphopantothenoylcysteine decarboxylase/phosphopantothenate--cysteine ligase CoaBC — protein MAQLTATLLVTGSIAAYKAIDLMRDLQRRGLRVRVAMSKAAQEFVRPLSFEVLSGEKVAIDLFNQNEEQSIGHISLANDTDLIIVAPATADLLNKAAQGIADDVVTAVLLATTKPVIYVPAMNVKMWQNSVTQESIKVLKTRGAIFVDPVEGKLACGWMGKGHFPENAEIMSVVETLLNLSTDLKRTRVIITAGPTREWIDPIRFLSNRSSGLMGQALAEIAKKRGAHVDLVLGPVDHALTGADRVVQVSTALEMAQQVETYLGEQVPGIEHTIVIFAAAVCDHRPKSVSSNKLKVSKSESYSIELVPNPDIAFEVGSRREVYQAALKTKLTLIGFAAESGDFSDLEALARRKLQAKHLDYVVGNLLDSFETDRTRAVMVNQTDASVFSKGSKIELADFIFTNVSKL, from the coding sequence ATGGCGCAGCTAACGGCCACACTTTTGGTTACCGGGTCAATTGCAGCGTACAAGGCAATCGATTTAATGCGCGACTTACAGAGACGCGGTTTGCGTGTGCGTGTTGCGATGAGTAAGGCAGCGCAGGAGTTTGTGCGGCCACTTAGTTTCGAAGTCTTAAGCGGTGAGAAAGTTGCTATCGACTTGTTCAACCAAAACGAAGAACAGTCAATCGGACACATCTCACTGGCCAACGACACCGATTTAATTATTGTGGCTCCGGCAACGGCAGATCTCCTCAACAAAGCCGCTCAGGGAATTGCAGATGACGTAGTCACGGCGGTTTTATTGGCAACAACTAAACCAGTAATTTATGTTCCGGCGATGAACGTTAAGATGTGGCAAAATTCTGTAACACAAGAAAGTATTAAAGTACTTAAGACTCGTGGCGCAATTTTTGTCGACCCTGTTGAGGGTAAGCTAGCTTGTGGTTGGATGGGTAAAGGGCATTTTCCAGAAAACGCTGAGATTATGTCCGTCGTGGAAACGCTCTTAAATTTGAGTACAGATTTAAAGCGAACACGGGTGATTATCACTGCAGGACCCACTCGTGAGTGGATTGATCCGATTAGATTTCTTAGCAATCGTTCCTCAGGATTAATGGGTCAAGCCTTAGCTGAAATAGCAAAAAAGCGCGGTGCCCATGTCGATCTGGTCTTAGGTCCAGTAGATCATGCGTTAACGGGGGCAGATCGAGTCGTCCAGGTCAGCACCGCACTGGAAATGGCACAACAGGTAGAGACTTACCTCGGCGAGCAAGTGCCTGGAATTGAACACACGATTGTAATCTTTGCTGCAGCAGTGTGCGATCACCGTCCAAAATCGGTTTCCTCGAACAAGCTCAAAGTCAGCAAAAGTGAGAGTTACTCAATTGAGCTAGTTCCAAATCCAGACATTGCATTTGAAGTTGGTTCCCGACGTGAAGTTTATCAAGCAGCGCTCAAAACAAAATTGACGCTAATCGGTTTTGCAGCTGAGTCTGGTGACTTTTCAGATCTTGAAGCGCTTGCCAGAAGGAAACTTCAAGCTAAACATTTGGATTATGTTGTGGGTAATTTGCTTGATTCTTTCGAGACAGATCGGACGCGTGCGGTCATGGTCAATCAGACAGATGCTAGTGTATTTTCCAAGGGCAGTAAGATTGAACTTGCAGATTTCATTTTTACTAACGTAAGTAAGTTATGA
- a CDS encoding MBL fold metallo-hydrolase, protein MSLEIATIVVSDFSQNCRILIDRSTSSACVVDPGSDVQLITDEIQARKVTIESIFLTHSHIDHAGGVKDLQIALRTIQGQQAKLYAHPNERDFRATIESLVPVYGLDPAQYKNCPEPDHELSGGEEFRVGSLSALVIYTPGHSPGHLALYFKSHQILIAGDTVFSGSVGRVDLPGGNEQVLKSSILDKILKLPGETKLLSGHGPNTTVAAELGKNPFVKIWQAGATL, encoded by the coding sequence ATGAGCTTGGAAATTGCAACAATAGTAGTATCTGACTTTTCACAGAACTGCAGGATTCTGATTGACCGATCTACCAGTTCTGCTTGCGTAGTGGACCCCGGGAGTGATGTGCAGCTAATTACCGATGAGATTCAGGCTAGAAAAGTGACGATTGAAAGTATTTTTCTTACGCATTCTCATATTGATCATGCTGGGGGAGTTAAAGACCTGCAAATAGCATTAAGAACGATACAGGGTCAGCAGGCTAAACTCTATGCGCACCCAAATGAACGTGACTTTCGAGCTACGATAGAATCCTTAGTTCCAGTGTATGGACTAGATCCGGCTCAATATAAAAATTGCCCCGAACCAGATCATGAACTTAGCGGAGGAGAAGAGTTTAGAGTCGGTAGCCTATCTGCGCTGGTAATTTATACCCCTGGTCACTCGCCAGGGCATTTGGCTCTTTATTTCAAGAGTCATCAGATTTTAATCGCAGGCGATACTGTTTTTAGTGGTTCCGTCGGTCGCGTAGATTTGCCCGGCGGAAATGAACAAGTTTTAAAGTCATCAATTCTAGATAAAATCCTCAAACTTCCGGGAGAGACAAAACTACTCTCTGGACATGGCCCAAATACGACTGTGGCAGCTGAGCTTGGTAAAAATCCGTTTGTGAAGATCTGGCAAGCAGGGGCAACTTTATAA
- a CDS encoding ATP-dependent RecD-like DNA helicase: MNLEQKRQNDKATDAQQSIRGIVERVTYFSADTGYHVLKVSLDFPIKEIAVVGYNTKSITPGVHILAHGSWIEHPKFGKQFKASSIVDTPPPTKEGLIRYLGAGQLKGIGPVLAERIVDHFGTEALNIIESNPQRLAEVPGIGRRKAEELVSEWESKRSQRESLLFFTSFNIPIGTANRIIKHFKANAIKIVKENPYQLVSTVWGIGFKTADRIAQLIGIDPSAAIRLRAGLAYTLKRASEEGHLFLTQEILLAKAQSVLGFNDAEILSQELENCVSYGEVIRDYGRLYLPQLHTAEKGVSEFFESRLKRNFSLEKTIPTDQVNSIVAQSSFSLSEDQHRALQLVANQSAVLITGGPGCGKTTVVKTIVELFKRARISFKLAAPTGRAAQRLAEVCEEEASTVHRLLKYDPFTNSFVHNQHHQLPCEALIIDECSMVDIPLAANLLAAVSDNTRLILVGDADQLPSVGPGLFFADLLSVPAIPQVRLSRLFRRSAESEITEIAHSINNAVIPNIQLLTNRPTATDSFFVAATGPEHGSEIVTKLISSFIPEKFNFSPQDISVLTPTNQGPLGVIALNQTLQAALNPKQHGGPTVRVGNIEYRVGDRVCQRANNYDLGDSGVFNGDQGYITAIDPKAESIDVKLWDGRLITYPAEHLSELDLAYAITIHRSQGSEMPVVVMTLHDSHAILLERQLIYTGITRAKRLLIIVGTKRALAMAIKRERSKKRMTLLPERIQGLKQKVFQPAVQI; this comes from the coding sequence ATGAATTTGGAGCAAAAACGACAGAACGATAAGGCCACAGACGCACAGCAGTCAATTCGTGGCATCGTCGAGCGTGTGACTTATTTTTCTGCTGATACGGGCTACCATGTGCTCAAGGTCAGTCTTGATTTTCCAATTAAAGAAATTGCCGTAGTTGGCTACAACACAAAATCAATTACTCCAGGGGTTCATATTCTTGCGCATGGAAGCTGGATCGAGCACCCTAAATTCGGCAAGCAATTTAAGGCAAGCTCCATCGTCGACACTCCGCCTCCAACAAAAGAAGGACTCATTCGCTATCTCGGCGCAGGCCAATTAAAAGGTATTGGGCCAGTCCTTGCTGAGCGGATTGTGGATCATTTCGGCACAGAGGCACTAAACATTATTGAATCAAATCCGCAGCGTCTCGCCGAAGTCCCGGGAATCGGCAGGAGAAAAGCTGAAGAACTCGTTAGTGAGTGGGAAAGTAAACGCAGCCAGAGAGAGAGTTTACTTTTCTTCACAAGCTTCAACATTCCAATTGGCACAGCTAATCGTATTATTAAGCACTTCAAAGCAAATGCAATCAAAATTGTTAAGGAAAATCCGTACCAACTTGTCTCAACTGTCTGGGGCATAGGTTTTAAAACGGCTGACCGCATCGCTCAATTGATTGGTATTGACCCCAGCGCTGCGATCCGACTTCGCGCAGGATTAGCATACACACTCAAGCGTGCTAGTGAGGAAGGGCATTTATTTCTAACTCAAGAAATTTTACTCGCCAAAGCGCAGTCTGTGTTAGGGTTTAATGATGCGGAAATTCTTAGCCAAGAGCTTGAGAATTGTGTCAGTTATGGCGAAGTCATCCGTGATTATGGGCGACTTTACTTACCGCAACTACATACCGCAGAGAAAGGTGTTTCAGAGTTTTTTGAGTCGCGCTTAAAACGTAATTTTTCATTAGAAAAAACGATTCCTACCGACCAAGTTAATTCGATCGTTGCACAAAGCAGTTTCTCTCTCTCCGAAGACCAGCACCGCGCACTCCAGCTAGTTGCTAACCAGTCAGCTGTTTTAATTACCGGCGGTCCTGGATGCGGTAAAACTACAGTAGTTAAAACAATTGTCGAACTTTTCAAACGCGCACGTATTAGCTTTAAGCTTGCCGCTCCAACTGGGCGTGCAGCTCAGCGTCTAGCAGAAGTTTGCGAAGAAGAAGCTTCAACAGTGCATCGCTTACTCAAATATGACCCTTTCACCAACTCTTTTGTACACAATCAGCATCATCAACTTCCCTGCGAAGCCTTAATTATTGACGAATGTTCAATGGTCGATATCCCACTTGCAGCAAACTTACTTGCCGCTGTATCTGACAACACCAGGCTAATTCTAGTCGGCGATGCCGATCAACTACCGAGTGTAGGCCCAGGGCTATTCTTTGCTGATCTACTGAGCGTGCCTGCAATCCCCCAAGTCCGACTTTCGCGTTTGTTTCGTCGGTCGGCAGAGTCAGAAATCACTGAAATTGCACACTCGATTAACAATGCTGTTATTCCTAATATTCAGCTGCTAACTAATCGTCCCACAGCGACAGATAGCTTTTTCGTCGCTGCCACAGGCCCAGAGCATGGTAGTGAGATTGTCACTAAGTTGATTTCAAGTTTTATTCCTGAAAAATTTAATTTTTCTCCACAAGATATTTCCGTGCTCACACCCACAAATCAAGGCCCACTGGGCGTGATTGCATTAAACCAAACGCTACAGGCCGCCTTAAATCCAAAGCAGCACGGTGGCCCAACAGTGCGTGTCGGAAACATCGAATATCGAGTTGGAGACCGTGTTTGTCAGCGTGCAAACAATTACGATCTGGGTGATTCAGGGGTTTTTAACGGCGATCAAGGCTATATCACGGCAATTGATCCTAAGGCTGAGTCCATCGATGTCAAACTTTGGGACGGTCGCTTGATTACTTATCCAGCTGAGCACTTAAGCGAACTTGACTTGGCATATGCGATTACAATTCACCGTTCGCAAGGTTCGGAAATGCCTGTTGTCGTAATGACACTGCATGATTCTCACGCCATTTTATTAGAGCGCCAGTTAATCTATACAGGAATTACTCGAGCGAAGCGCTTATTGATTATCGTAGGAACTAAGCGCGCACTGGCAATGGCCATCAAACGTGAACGTAGCAAAAAGCGCATGACCTTACTACCCGAGCGGATTCAAGGTTTAAAGCAAAAGGTGTTTCAACCTGCGGTGCAGATTTAA
- a CDS encoding 2-C-methyl-D-erythritol 4-phosphate cytidylyltransferase yields MSVEVRAKVGVVVVAAGNSIRYRPNTQKLLETIAPGIPVIASTLFALKRSNLIHCYALVVSKEIEKHIQDLAGKILAQSPYQIIRGGLSRQESVYLGLQSLPQKVNYVLVHDGARPLPSVELIKRVIEATTLSGAAVPVVAVTNTIKHARNNEIVKTVPREGLFEAQTPQGFSYQDLVDAHLKARQLELNTTDDAELIEKTLKSKIVTCEGDPDNIKITVPADLRLARLIYKERL; encoded by the coding sequence ATGTCGGTTGAGGTCAGAGCAAAAGTTGGAGTTGTAGTTGTCGCAGCAGGTAATAGCATTCGCTACCGACCAAACACTCAGAAATTATTAGAGACAATTGCACCTGGAATTCCAGTGATTGCCTCGACACTGTTTGCACTAAAAAGATCCAATTTAATCCACTGCTATGCGCTTGTGGTTTCCAAGGAAATTGAAAAGCATATCCAAGATCTTGCCGGGAAAATTTTGGCTCAGAGTCCTTATCAAATCATTCGTGGCGGTTTGTCTCGTCAAGAATCAGTCTACTTAGGCTTACAGTCACTGCCTCAGAAAGTAAATTATGTATTAGTGCATGATGGCGCCAGGCCTCTACCTTCAGTAGAGTTAATTAAGCGCGTGATTGAGGCAACCACCCTCAGTGGGGCAGCAGTTCCCGTTGTCGCAGTCACTAACACAATTAAACATGCAAGAAATAATGAAATTGTAAAAACAGTTCCTCGTGAAGGCCTCTTTGAGGCCCAGACGCCGCAGGGCTTTAGCTATCAAGACCTTGTCGACGCTCATCTCAAGGCACGACAACTCGAACTAAACACCACAGATGATGCTGAATTAATTGAAAAAACATTAAAATCAAAGATTGTCACCTGTGAAGGCGACCCAGATAATATCAAAATTACAGTGCCCGCAGATTTACGCCTTGCCCGCCTGATCTATAAAGAGCGGCTTTAG
- a CDS encoding CarD family transcriptional regulator, which translates to MSTFKVGDKVVYPAQGVGVIQSIEARKIGTFEQRFYKINILENGATIMVPVGQVETVGLRRVIDTKTIEKVYDILRDRKITVDTQTWNRRYREYTQKLKTGSLFEIAKVIRDLSVLKLDKELSFGERKMLDAAEGLLVKEISIAKARTEDQIKKEIQGICHA; encoded by the coding sequence ATCTCAACATTTAAAGTAGGGGATAAAGTTGTTTATCCAGCGCAAGGCGTCGGAGTTATTCAGAGCATCGAAGCTCGAAAGATTGGCACTTTTGAACAACGCTTTTACAAGATAAATATTCTCGAAAATGGTGCTACAATTATGGTGCCTGTCGGCCAAGTTGAGACTGTTGGTTTGCGCCGAGTAATTGACACTAAGACAATTGAAAAAGTGTACGATATTTTGCGTGATCGCAAAATTACCGTTGATACTCAGACTTGGAATCGTCGTTATCGTGAGTATACTCAGAAATTAAAGACTGGTTCGCTTTTCGAAATCGCTAAAGTCATTCGCGATCTGTCAGTGCTTAAATTAGACAAGGAGCTTTCCTTCGGTGAGCGTAAAATGTTGGATGCTGCTGAAGGGCTACTCGTTAAAGAAATCTCAATTGCTAAGGCGCGCACTGAAGACCAAATCAAGAAGGAAATTCAAGGCATTTGCCACGCTTAG